One segment of Paramormyrops kingsleyae isolate MSU_618 chromosome 8, PKINGS_0.4, whole genome shotgun sequence DNA contains the following:
- the LOC111857108 gene encoding protein phosphatase 1 regulatory subunit 3D isoform X2 — translation MERKNSWWQENHLPENAGISLAYASDLSSVTRSPIKIQVKDILRLKVEPERMPVRIRPPPLSTLLTREPVFGQSLSCEPTPKPIIRRRARSLPASGGWKIERRRQHVRFVDSLGLDLEDIKVFKAGEDPLVPQHVISRLLMSAEMASGKHLEISLPYFKPSFPERMADQPDFLHRLCQQHVCLDEVLCSEMGIIATVQVLNLAFEKEVTAVYSFTNWKSSAISKASWVTSIHRDSARNEPESDIFRFRLPVPPFILQPEAVLEFAICFRAVGAEYWDNNNGVNYKLTCHSYKLIVPRECEESMVHFI, via the coding sequence ATGGAGAGGAAAAATAGTTGGTGGCAGGAAAATCACCTTCCTGAAAATGCTGGAATTAGTCTGGCTTATGCTTCTGACCTCAGCAGTGTCACCAGGTCCCCCATCAAAATTCAGGTGAAGGACATCCTGAGGTTGAAGGTCGAGCCCGAAAGAATGCCGGTCAGGATCCGGCCTCCCCCTCTGAGCACCCTCTTGACCAGGGAGCCtgtttttggtcagagtctctCCTGTGAGCCTACACCCAAGCCCATTATAAGGAGACGGGCACGATCTCTGCCGGCTTCCGGTGGATGGAAGATTGAGCGCAGGAGGCAGCATGTTCGCTTTGTCGACTCCTTGGGGTTGGACCTGGAGGACATCAAGGTTTTCAAAGCTGGGGAAGACCCCTTGGTACCTCAGCATGTCATCTCACGGCTTCTGATGAGTGCTGAGATGGCATCAGGCAAGCACTTGGAAATATCCTTACCCTACTTTAAGCCATCTTTTCCAGAACGTATGGCAGATCAACCAGATTTCCTCCATCGCCTCTGCCAGCAGCATGTTTGTCTGGATGAGGTCCTTTGCTCTGAGATGGGTATCATTGCCACAGTGCAAGTCCTTAACTTGGCATTTGAGAAAGAGGTCACTGCAGTCTACTCCTTCACCAACTGGAAGAGCAGTGCAATCAGCAAGGCCTCCTGGGTAACTTCCATACACAGAGATAGTGCCAGAAACGAGCCCGAGTCAGACATCTTCCGCTTTCGACTGCCCGTCCCGCCGTTTATCCTGCAGCCCGAGGCAGTTCTGGAGTTCGCCATCTGCTTCCGGGCCGTGGGAGCTGAGTACTGGGACAACAACAACGGAGTCAATTACAAACTTACTTGCCACAGCTATAAGCTAATAGTTCCCCGAGAGTGTGAGGAAAGCATGGTACACTTTATTTAG
- the pdrg1 gene encoding p53 and DNA damage-regulated protein 1 produces the protein MDDTSQQILKYLTEVEEAAEDVLADKHQIVDLDVKRNMNREALSALRNEGETSSEKVKVCFGNMFIKLPKKTTREMIQKDQEQLEKEISDIRKRLKAKVNHLNELQGKPELTGYSLSPLSKDEMKAIKQMLMR, from the exons ATGGATGATACATCGCAACAAATCTTAAAGTATTTGACAGAAGTGGAAGAAGCGGCAGAAGATGTTCTTGCTGATAAACATCAG ATAGTAGATCTTGATGTGAAGCGAAACATGAACAGAGAGGCGCTCAGCGCGCTACGTAATGAAGGCGAGACAAGCAGCG AAAAAGTTAAAGTCTGCTTTGGGAACATGTTTATAAAACTACCAAAGAAGACAACGAGAGAGATGATCCAAAAAG ACCAGGAGCAGTTGGAAAAAGAAATAAGTGACATCCGTAAACGTCTGAAAGCAAAAGTAAACCATCTCAATGAGCTACAAG gaAAGCCTGAGCTGACAGGATACAGCCTCTCTCCTCTAAGCAAAGACGAGATGAAAGCGATCAAGCAAATGCTAATGAGATGA
- the LOC111857107 gene encoding uncharacterized protein, with product MGPILQERAATINNKVSSKDRAWTKVTGNNGSATSNKKGKVNQNHRLRKAFGAQSVSAAPVHDSTPAAAKSKGTRVKAERPRVSDARINPHGTPWGQEASQVEGAGERTGSMSQTGPSRKGLSLPLPPRSDMHQALLALEPLRLREQEEADADSASDLSDSERLPVPPSPCTPPQLNLRAEVISASDLQPHFPGPRGLSYGSHSYPDFLPPPFNTWSLQQLAVFLNTEGRSAPRPRPVGHLEKYLERLLQLEWLQIQTIQEENGKPAAPVSVSRPHPRPHTAPATSLSSPKSLRQCQRAFPLAFLSSLAESSSGLLSGRVCPHCRIRYPFCNGTCLLYTYQHYSRLSPLLERRAQAGAAPRRSSSESRACASDRIRNPGSPVMGSSHLRRMQAAGNIRKPLAGQRLTCNALIGPSCAGTNGPKGLTKGGGASYVNVKGGSPRAGKERGENVSVGKVLKKDPIHTTDVHTLSRGLTGAKINEKQKRVKFVTNYK from the exons ATGGGACCCATCCTGCAGGAGCGAGCAGCGACCATTAACAACAAGGTGTCATCCAAAGACAGAGCATGGACGAAAGTGACGGGAAACAACGGGTCAGCCACCAG TAACAAAAAAGGGAAAGTGAATCAAAATCACAGGCTCCGAAAAGCATTCGGTGCGCAGAGTGTCTCAGCAGCACCGGTCCACGATTCCACTCCGGCAGCTGCAAAA AGCAAAGGGACCAGAGTCAAAGCAGAGAGACCCAGGGTGTCAGATGCAAGGATTAATCCGCATGG GACTCCCTGGGGTCAGGAGGCTTCTCAGGTTGAGGGAGCGGGGGAACGAACAGGCAGTATGAGCCAGACGGGCCCGAGCAGGAAGGGCCTGTCGCTCCCTCTGCCCCCTCGTTCTGACATGCACCAGGCACTGCTGGCCCTGGAACCTCTGCGACTGCGCGAGCAGGAGGAGGCGGACGCAGACAGTGCCAGTGACCTGTCTGACTCCGAGCGGCTCCCCGTGCCCCCCTCACCCTGCACGCCTCCGCAGCTTAACCTCAGGGCCGAGGTGATCAGCGCCAGCGACCTCCAGCCACATTTCCCGGGGCCTCGTGGCCTGAGCTATGGCAGCCACAGCTATCCTGACTTTCTGCCTCCCCCATTCAACACCTGGAGCCTTCAGCAACTGGCTGTCTTTCTTAACACCGAGGGGAGGAGCGCTCCTCGTCCCCGGCCAGTAGGTCACTTGGAGAAGTACTTGGAGCGTCTCTTGCAACTGGAATGGCTTCAGATCCAGACGATCCAGGAGGAGAATGGCAAGCCCGCCGCTCCCGTGTCTGTTAgccgcccccacccccgtccCCATACAGCCCCAGCCACCAGCCTCAGCTCCCCCAAGTCTCTCCGCCAGTGCCAGCGTGCCTTCCCTCTCGCCTTCCTGTCATCCCTAGCTGAGTCCTCCTCCGGGTTACTCTCGGGTCGTGTCTGCCCTCACTGCCGCATCCGCTACCCCTTCTGCAACGGGACGTGCCTCCTCTACACGTATCAGCATTACTCCCGGCTGAGTCCCCTTCTGGAGCGGCGAGCGCAGGCCGGTGCCGCCCCACGGAGGAGCAGCAGCGAGAGCAGAGCATGCGCCTCCGACCGCATCCGCAATCCGGGCAGCCCGGTGATGGGTAGCAGCCATCTGAGGCGCATGCAGGCTGCGGGGAACATCCGGAAACCCTTAGCTGGTCAGAGGCTCACATGCAACGCTCTCATTGGCCCGTCCTGTGCTGGGACCAATGGACCGAAAGGCCTTACTAAGGGGGGTGGTGCTTCCTATGTGAATGTGAAGGGAGGGAGCCCACGAGCTGGGAAAGAGAGAGGAGAAAACGTGTCTGTGGGAAAGGTTTTGAAGAAAGATCCCATCCATACAACTGATGTCCACACTTTGTCCAGAGGGCTTACTGGTGCAAAAATTAATGAAAAGCAGAAACGAGTTAAATTTGTTACAAACTATAAATAA
- the LOC111857108 gene encoding protein phosphatase 1 regulatory subunit 3D isoform X1 — translation MIKTQDLVHEGVTHREKSCCSLPDFCKYLESQLRCFGPCVSDMERKNSWWQENHLPENAGISLAYASDLSSVTRSPIKIQVKDILRLKVEPERMPVRIRPPPLSTLLTREPVFGQSLSCEPTPKPIIRRRARSLPASGGWKIERRRQHVRFVDSLGLDLEDIKVFKAGEDPLVPQHVISRLLMSAEMASGKHLEISLPYFKPSFPERMADQPDFLHRLCQQHVCLDEVLCSEMGIIATVQVLNLAFEKEVTAVYSFTNWKSSAISKASWVTSIHRDSARNEPESDIFRFRLPVPPFILQPEAVLEFAICFRAVGAEYWDNNNGVNYKLTCHSYKLIVPRECEESMVHFI, via the exons ATGATTAAAACACAAGACCTAGTTCACGAAGGAGTCACACACCGAGAGAAGTCCTGCTGTAGCCTACCTGATTTCTGCAAGTACTTGGAGAGTCAATTGCG GTGCTTCGGTCCCTGTGTCTCGGACATGGAGAGGAAAAATAGTTGGTGGCAGGAAAATCACCTTCCTGAAAATGCTGGAATTAGTCTGGCTTATGCTTCTGACCTCAGCAGTGTCACCAGGTCCCCCATCAAAATTCAGGTGAAGGACATCCTGAGGTTGAAGGTCGAGCCCGAAAGAATGCCGGTCAGGATCCGGCCTCCCCCTCTGAGCACCCTCTTGACCAGGGAGCCtgtttttggtcagagtctctCCTGTGAGCCTACACCCAAGCCCATTATAAGGAGACGGGCACGATCTCTGCCGGCTTCCGGTGGATGGAAGATTGAGCGCAGGAGGCAGCATGTTCGCTTTGTCGACTCCTTGGGGTTGGACCTGGAGGACATCAAGGTTTTCAAAGCTGGGGAAGACCCCTTGGTACCTCAGCATGTCATCTCACGGCTTCTGATGAGTGCTGAGATGGCATCAGGCAAGCACTTGGAAATATCCTTACCCTACTTTAAGCCATCTTTTCCAGAACGTATGGCAGATCAACCAGATTTCCTCCATCGCCTCTGCCAGCAGCATGTTTGTCTGGATGAGGTCCTTTGCTCTGAGATGGGTATCATTGCCACAGTGCAAGTCCTTAACTTGGCATTTGAGAAAGAGGTCACTGCAGTCTACTCCTTCACCAACTGGAAGAGCAGTGCAATCAGCAAGGCCTCCTGGGTAACTTCCATACACAGAGATAGTGCCAGAAACGAGCCCGAGTCAGACATCTTCCGCTTTCGACTGCCCGTCCCGCCGTTTATCCTGCAGCCCGAGGCAGTTCTGGAGTTCGCCATCTGCTTCCGGGCCGTGGGAGCTGAGTACTGGGACAACAACAACGGAGTCAATTACAAACTTACTTGCCACAGCTATAAGCTAATAGTTCCCCGAGAGTGTGAGGAAAGCATGGTACACTTTATTTAG